One genomic segment of Xyrauchen texanus isolate HMW12.3.18 chromosome 5, RBS_HiC_50CHRs, whole genome shotgun sequence includes these proteins:
- the alkbh5 gene encoding RNA demethylase ALKBH5 has translation MASFTDLREKLKSMTPHRDKVFEHSNGEKHKYHESDDDESGEYEERREVEARKVKSGIKQASIFTAEECALIEAKIDEVVAKADKGLYREHTVDRAPLRNKYFFGEGYTYGSQLEKRGPGQERLYSKGEVDEIPDWVFEMVINRLVSQSVIPEGFVNSAVINDYQPGGCIVSHVDPIHIFERPIVTVSFFSDSALCFGCKFQFKPIRVSEPVLHLPVRRGSATLLSGYAADDITHCIRPQDIKERRAVIILRKTRPDAPRLDSNSLSPSIHSSERRHILKAKRSHRKADPDAAHRPRVLEMDKELQRRSLSSRQRRHSDASSENSWRRAEERDPGSRYTHSHHKHDHTPARRVKMRRH, from the exons ATGGCCAGTTTTACTGATCTGCGGGAGAAGCTGAAGTCGATGACACCACACAGGGACAAAGTTTTTGAGCACAGCAATGGAGAGAAACACAAATACCATGAGTCGGATGATGACGAGAGTGGCGAGTATGAGGAGCGGCGGGAAGTGGAGGCCCGCAAAGTGAAGAGTGGCATAAAGCAAGCAAGTATCTTCACGGCAGAGGAATGCGCTCTGATTGAGGCAAAGATCGACGAAGTGGTTGCCAAGGCAGACAAGGGGCTTTATCGGGAGCACACAGTGGACCGGGCACCCCTGCGGAATAAGTACTTCTTCGGGGAGGGCTACACATATGGCTCTCAGCTGGAGAAACGCGGCCCTGGCCAGGAGCGCTTGTACTCCAAAGGAGAGGTGGATGAGATCCCGGACTGGGTGTTTGAGATGGTGATCAATCGTCTGGTCTCGCAAAGTGTCATACCGGAGGGCTTCGTTAATAGCGCCGTGATCAATGACTACCAGCCTGGGGGATGCATCGTGTCCCACGTTGATCCCATCCACATCTTTGAGCGGCCAATCGTGACGGTATCATTCTTTAGCGACAGTGCGCTCTGCTTCGGCTGCAAGTTCCAGTTCAAGCCAATCCGCGTGTCAGAGCCAGTGCTTCACCTGCCTGTGAGGCGCGGCAGTGCCACTTTGCTCAG TGGCTATGCAGCTGATGACATCACACACTGCATCCGCCCACAGGATATTAAAGAGAGAAGAGCTGTCATCATTCTAAGAAA AACAAGACCGGATGCCCCTCGTTTGGACTCAAATTCACTGAGCCCTTCCATCCATTCTTCTGAGAGACGACACATACTCAAAGCCAAACGTTCACACCGGAAGGCTGATCCCGATGCTGCACACAG GCCTCGTGTATTAGAGATGGACAAGGAGCTGCAGAGGCGTTCCCTATCATCACGACAGAGACGACACAGTGATGCCAGTTCAGAAAACTCCTGGAGGAGAGCTGAAGAGAGAGATCCAGGCTCACGCTACACACACTCGCATCACAAACATGACCACACCCCTGCACGACGAGTCAAAATGAGACGTCACTGA